The DNA window CGCAGCCGGGTCTCGACCTGGATCACTTCGCCACCTCGACGATCTCCGCGACCCGCCAGCGCTTCGTGCGCGACAGGGGCCGGGTCTCGACCAGGCGGACGACGTCGCCGACCTTCGAGCTGTTGGCCTCGTCGTGCGCGTGCAGCTTGATCGAGCGGCGCAGCATCTTGTGGTACTTCGGGTGCGGCTTCACGACGTCGACCCGGACGACGACGGTCTTGTCCATCGCGTCGGAGACGACCACGCCGCGGCGCTCCTTGCGGCGGCCGCGCTGAGTCTGCTCGGCGGCGCTCACGAGGCGCTCCCGGTGCGTGCGCCCTCGCCGGCC is part of the Gaiellales bacterium genome and encodes:
- the rpsQ gene encoding 30S ribosomal protein S17, which codes for MSAAEQTQRGRRKERRGVVVSDAMDKTVVVRVDVVKPHPKYHKMLRRSIKLHAHDEANSSKVGDVVRLVETRPLSRTKRWRVAEIVEVAK